A genomic stretch from Sulfurihydrogenibium azorense Az-Fu1 includes:
- a CDS encoding sigma-54-dependent transcriptional regulator encodes MLNILVVDDEKNIQDLMKDILTDEGYYVGTTGSITTAKDFIKKNSYDVIFLDVWLPDGEGLDLLPFIKENSPNSSVVMISGHANIPIAVKAIKEGAFDFLEKPLSTETIMATIEKVEKQIKVKQSLEYFKEKEEKQIEIIGNSPKIVELKRQIEKVAKTNAWVMILGENGTGKELVAKSIHYQSPRKDYPFVDINCAAIPDELFEAEFFGYEKGAFTNAFTRKIGKLELADKGTLFLDEVADMSLSSQAKLLRVLEEKQFSRLGSNTKITVDLRVISATNKDIQKEVEKGTFRQDLAFRLSVIPIYVPPLREREEDILLLANYFLRKFSVENKVEPPILSDEVKNTFLNYNWPGNVRELKNLMERLVILNSESIIYNKDLPPHMLGNVKLEKEESIPITIRPLKDAKEELEKQMIKKALKVYNNNLKEIAKALDIDLSSLYRKIKQYNLEE; translated from the coding sequence ATGCTAAATATTTTAGTTGTAGATGATGAAAAGAATATACAAGACTTGATGAAAGACATTTTAACCGATGAAGGTTATTACGTTGGTACTACTGGTAGTATAACAACTGCTAAAGATTTTATAAAGAAAAACTCTTATGATGTGATTTTTTTAGATGTCTGGCTTCCAGACGGTGAAGGTTTAGATTTACTACCATTTATAAAAGAAAACTCTCCGAATTCAAGTGTAGTTATGATTTCAGGTCATGCAAACATTCCTATAGCAGTAAAAGCTATAAAAGAAGGTGCCTTTGACTTTTTAGAAAAACCTTTATCAACAGAAACCATAATGGCAACCATCGAGAAAGTAGAAAAGCAGATAAAAGTAAAACAGAGCCTAGAATACTTTAAAGAGAAAGAAGAAAAACAGATAGAGATAATAGGAAACAGTCCTAAGATAGTTGAACTTAAAAGACAGATTGAAAAAGTGGCAAAAACAAACGCTTGGGTTATGATTTTAGGTGAAAACGGTACAGGTAAAGAACTTGTAGCTAAGTCTATCCATTACCAATCTCCAAGAAAAGATTATCCTTTTGTTGATATAAACTGTGCAGCTATCCCAGATGAACTTTTTGAAGCTGAATTTTTTGGGTATGAAAAAGGAGCCTTTACAAATGCATTTACAAGAAAGATAGGAAAACTTGAACTTGCAGACAAAGGAACGTTGTTTTTAGATGAAGTTGCAGATATGAGTTTATCATCACAGGCAAAACTACTGAGGGTTTTGGAGGAAAAGCAGTTTTCAAGACTTGGTAGTAATACAAAAATTACAGTTGATTTAAGAGTTATATCAGCTACAAACAAAGATATACAAAAAGAAGTGGAAAAAGGAACATTCAGACAAGACCTTGCCTTTAGACTCTCAGTTATTCCTATCTACGTTCCTCCGTTAAGGGAAAGAGAGGAAGACATACTACTACTTGCAAACTACTTTTTAAGAAAATTTTCAGTAGAAAACAAAGTAGAACCACCTATACTCTCAGACGAAGTAAAAAACACATTTTTAAACTACAACTGGCCTGGAAACGTTAGAGAGTTAAAAAATCTTATGGAAAGGTTGGTGATACTAAACAGTGAGTCTATTATTTACAACAAAGACCTACCTCCCCATATGCTTGGGAATGTAAAATTGGAAAAAGAAGAATCTATTCCTATCACTATAAGACCTTTAAAAGATGCAAAAGAAGAGTTGGAAAAACAGATGATAAAAAAAGCTTTAAAGGTTTACAATAACAATCTTAAAGAGATTGCAAAAGCTTTAGATATAGATTTATCATCTCTCTATAGAAAAATTAAACAGTACAATTTGGAGGAGTAA
- the pyrH gene encoding UMP kinase, with the protein MPLVYKRILLKLSGEALMGDQDYGIDPHFVSELCDEIKDVYDIGVQIAIVIGGGNIFRGIKGTEMGLDRATADYMGMLATVMNALALQDALEKKDVPTRVMSAIEMRQIAEPYIRRRAIRHLEKGRIVIFAAGTGSPFFTTDTTGALRAAEIKADLLLKATKVDGIYDKDPMKYPDAKLLKEISYLDVINKNLKVMDHTALTLCMENKLPIAVFNIKKKGNLRKIVFGEDVGSIVR; encoded by the coding sequence GTGCCTTTAGTTTATAAAAGAATACTCCTTAAATTATCTGGTGAAGCTTTAATGGGGGATCAGGACTACGGGATTGATCCCCATTTTGTAAGTGAACTTTGTGATGAAATAAAGGATGTTTACGATATAGGAGTACAGATAGCCATTGTAATAGGTGGTGGAAATATATTTAGAGGTATAAAAGGCACCGAGATGGGGCTTGACAGAGCTACTGCTGACTATATGGGAATGCTGGCAACTGTAATGAACGCTCTAGCCCTGCAAGATGCCTTAGAAAAAAAAGACGTCCCTACCAGAGTAATGTCTGCTATAGAGATGAGACAAATTGCAGAACCTTACATAAGAAGAAGAGCGATAAGACACCTCGAAAAAGGTAGAATAGTTATTTTCGCAGCGGGAACGGGAAGCCCATTTTTCACAACAGACACAACAGGAGCTTTAAGAGCAGCAGAGATAAAAGCAGATCTACTTTTAAAAGCAACAAAGGTAGACGGTATATACGATAAAGACCCTATGAAATACCCTGATGCAAAACTTTTAAAAGAAATATCCTACTTAGATGTAATAAACAAAAACCTGAAAGTTATGGACCATACAGCTTTAACACTCTGTATGGAAAACAAACTTCCTATAGCAGTCTTTAACATAAAGAAAAAAGGAAACCTAAGAAAAATAGTATTTGGAGAAGATGTTGGTTCAATAGTAAGGTAA
- the tsf gene encoding translation elongation factor Ts — MAVDAKLVKTLREMTGAGMLECKAALEEANGDLEAAVEILRKKGIAKAAKKAGRETKEGLIHSYIHAGGRIGVLLELNCETDFVARNDLFKELANEIALQIAAMKPQYVKREDVPREVVEKEGEIAREAAIAEGKPPHIAEKIAEGKLEKFYKEVCLYEQPYIKDDKKTIEELIKEYIAKIGENIQVRRFCRYELGE; from the coding sequence ATGGCTGTAGATGCAAAGTTAGTTAAAACGTTAAGGGAGATGACTGGAGCAGGAATGCTCGAGTGTAAAGCAGCTTTAGAAGAAGCAAACGGAGATTTAGAGGCTGCTGTAGAGATACTTAGAAAAAAAGGTATTGCAAAAGCAGCTAAAAAAGCTGGAAGGGAGACAAAGGAAGGTTTAATACATTCCTACATCCACGCAGGTGGAAGAATAGGCGTTTTACTTGAGTTAAACTGTGAAACAGATTTTGTAGCAAGAAACGATCTATTTAAAGAACTTGCAAATGAGATAGCCCTTCAAATAGCAGCGATGAAACCTCAATACGTAAAAAGAGAAGATGTACCAAGAGAAGTTGTTGAAAAAGAAGGAGAAATTGCAAGAGAAGCCGCTATAGCAGAAGGAAAACCTCCTCATATAGCAGAAAAAATAGCTGAAGGAAAGCTAGAAAAATTCTACAAAGAAGTCTGTCTTTACGAACAACCCTACATAAAAGATGACAAAAAGACTATAGAAGAGCTTATAAAAGAGTACATTGCAAAGATAGGAGAAAATATTCAAGTAAGAAGATTCTGTAGATACGAATTAGGAGAGTAA
- the rpsB gene encoding 30S ribosomal protein S2, whose translation MSVEISMRELLEAGVHFGHQVRRWNPKMKPYIYTKRNGIHIIDLSKSVPLFKQAIDFIINEVANGAEILFLGTKKQAQAIIEEQAQRCGAYYVNYRWLGGMFTNFQTVRKSIAKLRKLQKMEAEGAFEILPKKEVMKLKKQKEKLEKYLKGIVDMNRVPDIIFVVDTVREDLAVTEANKLGVTVVAIADTNCDPDKIDYPIPGNDDAIKAISLITSKIADAVIEGKKMRESLGTAVETKTIEEELLAKEAEIVESGYMGAKNYSKEERLAEIVEKEAKESVEEAKEEL comes from the coding sequence ATGTCAGTAGAAATTAGTATGAGAGAGCTTTTAGAAGCTGGAGTACACTTTGGCCATCAGGTAAGAAGATGGAACCCTAAGATGAAGCCGTACATCTACACAAAAAGAAACGGCATTCATATCATCGACTTATCTAAGTCAGTACCACTTTTCAAACAAGCAATAGACTTTATCATCAATGAAGTGGCAAACGGTGCAGAAATCCTATTCCTCGGAACTAAAAAGCAAGCTCAAGCCATCATAGAAGAGCAAGCTCAAAGATGTGGGGCTTACTACGTTAACTATAGATGGCTTGGTGGAATGTTTACAAACTTCCAAACAGTTAGAAAAAGCATAGCAAAACTCAGAAAGCTCCAAAAGATGGAAGCAGAAGGTGCATTTGAGATACTTCCTAAAAAAGAAGTTATGAAGTTAAAAAAACAAAAAGAAAAACTTGAAAAGTACTTAAAAGGTATAGTTGATATGAACAGAGTCCCAGATATTATCTTCGTAGTAGATACAGTTAGGGAAGATTTAGCTGTAACGGAAGCTAATAAACTTGGGGTTACGGTTGTAGCTATAGCAGATACAAACTGTGATCCTGACAAAATAGACTACCCAATACCGGGGAACGATGACGCAATAAAGGCTATAAGTTTAATCACCTCTAAAATTGCCGATGCAGTTATAGAAGGAAAGAAAATGAGAGAAAGTCTGGGAACAGCTGTTGAAACAAAAACAATTGAAGAAGAGCTCCTTGCAAAAGAAGCAGAAATAGTAGAATCCGGATACATGGGAGCTAAAAACTACTCTAAAGAAGAAAGACTTGCAGAAATAGTTGAAAAAGAAGCAAAAGAATCGGTAGAAGAAGCAAAGGAGGAATTGTGA
- a CDS encoding tautomerase family protein: MPYVNVKVAGKLTKEQKEKIVEGITKLLEEVANKPPQSTYVVIDEVDRENWGKGGKLLSDL; the protein is encoded by the coding sequence ATGCCTTACGTAAACGTAAAAGTTGCAGGAAAACTTACAAAAGAACAAAAAGAAAAAATAGTAGAAGGAATAACGAAACTTTTAGAAGAAGTTGCAAACAAACCCCCACAATCTACTTACGTGGTGATAGATGAAGTAGACAGAGAAAATTGGGGTAAAGGTGGAAAGCTACTTAGCGACCTTTAA
- a CDS encoding AEC family transporter gives MIQNLIIIFFFFFLGYIYRKLKIFSENYSKPYIDFIMYVGFPALVINNIYHLKFTSDVFMALLTGWIALILNILFSYKVATLIKLDKKSAISFVMVATFANTGFLGYPFILSLYGSEGLRYAVIFDNLAMFLPIYILAPILISFAKDEKSFKVDLKKLLLFPPFTALLIALSLKPFQLPSIVLKILDMLGSTVIPLILFSVGMNLRFTSIKKDIKIISLVLLIKQILLPLTVLTILLLLGVSLTLPWKVAILQLSMPPMVLASIFVIEANLNKDIAVSSVALGIILSFLTVPLIYYIIENMV, from the coding sequence ATGATACAAAACTTAATTATAATCTTTTTCTTCTTTTTCCTTGGATATATCTATAGAAAACTAAAAATATTCTCAGAAAATTACTCAAAACCATACATAGACTTTATAATGTACGTGGGTTTTCCTGCTTTAGTTATAAACAACATCTACCATTTAAAGTTTACCTCTGACGTGTTTATGGCACTGTTAACAGGATGGATAGCACTTATACTCAACATTCTCTTTTCTTACAAAGTAGCCACCTTAATTAAACTTGACAAAAAATCGGCAATCTCGTTTGTTATGGTTGCAACGTTTGCAAATACAGGATTCTTAGGATATCCCTTTATACTTTCACTTTATGGAAGTGAAGGTTTAAGGTATGCGGTCATATTTGACAATCTTGCAATGTTTTTACCTATTTACATCCTTGCTCCAATACTTATATCCTTTGCAAAAGATGAAAAATCATTTAAAGTAGATTTAAAAAAACTTTTACTTTTTCCACCGTTTACCGCCCTTTTAATAGCACTATCTTTAAAACCTTTCCAGCTTCCAAGTATAGTGCTAAAAATATTAGACATGCTCGGTTCTACAGTAATACCACTTATTCTTTTTTCTGTAGGTATGAATCTAAGGTTTACATCTATTAAGAAAGATATAAAAATCATATCTTTAGTTTTACTTATTAAACAAATTCTACTACCTTTAACTGTTTTAACTATACTTTTACTTTTAGGAGTTTCTTTAACTCTTCCGTGGAAGGTGGCAATACTACAACTTTCAATGCCACCGATGGTTTTAGCATCAATCTTTGTAATAGAAGCAAATTTAAACAAAGATATAGCTGTGTCTTCAGTTGCTTTAGGTATTATTTTAAGTTTCTTAACAGTTCCTCTGATATATTACATAATAGAAAATATGGTATAA
- the secA gene encoding preprotein translocase subunit SecA, which yields MIGFLVKKLFGTKNEREIKKLKSIVEKINKLEPDLDSLSNLELRQESLKLIEKVRNNNHLSEAITEGEIVEELPLAFALAREAAKRTLGLRPFDVQLIGALALHKGMIAEMKTGEGKTLVAAIAIYLNALTGKGVHLVTVNDYLAKRDALTMGSIYKFLGLSVGVINTNHASYVIEWADEEKFKRALELDKRVWEKGFFGELLPPEKFDIEARKDFFTVAVESDRRSAYAADITYGTNNEFGFDYLRDNMVFSKDQMVQVKGHHYAIVDEVDSILIDEARTPLIISGPSGEDVSIYYMTDAFVKTLIKDEDYIVDEKNKTAVLTEKGVEKAEKYFNLENLYDPRNVDILHAINQSLRANTLYHRDVDYVVKDGEVIIVDEFTGRLMPGRRWSDGLHQAIEAKEGVKIQAENQTLASITFQNYFRMYKKLAGMTGTAETEALEFKEIYNLDVLVIPTNKPVKRIDYPDLVYKTKKEKFNQVIEEIERLHKQGRPVLVGTVSVETSEYLSGLLKKRGIPHNVLNAKNHEKEAEIIAQAGRVGAVTISTNMAGRGTDILLGGNPEFLAKEILKKKGLTPETATEEQYAQALKKAQKITQEEKQKVIELGGLAVIGTERHESRRIDNQLRGRAGRQGDPGSSRFYLSLEDDLLRLFGGDRLKALMDRLKIPENEPIESTMVSKAIENAQKRVEGQNFQIRKRLLEFDDVMNKQRQVIYSLRRDILEGVNLKDEIKLWLTDIVLYFLDKYAPADQYQEKWNFEELKKTFKEWLGVDIDIPTDKEWDRKELEEYILKHLEEYYNQKEEKLGSSLMREFERYMTLQVLDNLWKDHLHNLDRLRESVYLRGYAQRDPLVEYKKESFELFEDMMFKLKYNTIEYLYKLQIQSEEVLEEEKAKKEKEAEKTLRKADTNKEEEKKKKVIKYKNRMERRKK from the coding sequence TTGATAGGATTTTTAGTCAAAAAACTATTTGGAACAAAAAACGAAAGAGAGATAAAAAAGTTAAAATCAATCGTTGAGAAGATAAATAAGTTAGAACCGGATCTTGATTCGCTATCTAATTTAGAGTTAAGACAAGAAAGTTTAAAACTTATAGAAAAGGTAAGAAATAACAATCACTTATCAGAAGCAATAACAGAAGGAGAAATTGTAGAAGAGTTACCCCTTGCTTTTGCTCTTGCAAGAGAAGCTGCAAAAAGAACACTTGGGCTTCGCCCTTTTGATGTCCAACTTATAGGTGCCCTTGCCCTACATAAAGGTATGATAGCAGAAATGAAAACAGGCGAGGGAAAAACATTAGTTGCAGCCATAGCAATATACCTCAACGCTTTAACTGGAAAAGGTGTTCATCTTGTCACTGTAAACGATTACCTAGCAAAAAGAGATGCCCTTACAATGGGGTCTATCTATAAATTTTTAGGTTTGTCTGTTGGAGTAATAAATACAAACCATGCCTCTTATGTGATCGAGTGGGCAGATGAAGAAAAGTTTAAAAGAGCTTTAGAGTTAGATAAGAGAGTATGGGAAAAGGGATTTTTTGGTGAACTTTTACCACCTGAAAAATTTGATATAGAAGCAAGGAAGGATTTCTTTACAGTTGCAGTAGAAAGTGATAGAAGGTCTGCTTACGCAGCTGACATAACCTACGGAACAAACAACGAGTTTGGATTTGATTACTTAAGGGATAACATGGTATTTTCAAAAGACCAGATGGTACAAGTTAAAGGACATCACTACGCAATTGTAGACGAAGTAGACTCTATCCTTATAGATGAAGCAAGAACACCTCTTATAATATCAGGTCCATCCGGAGAAGATGTATCAATTTACTATATGACAGACGCTTTTGTTAAGACACTTATAAAAGATGAAGATTATATAGTTGATGAAAAAAATAAGACGGCTGTTTTAACGGAAAAAGGAGTAGAAAAAGCTGAAAAGTACTTTAACTTAGAAAACCTCTACGACCCAAGGAACGTTGATATCCTTCACGCGATCAACCAGTCTTTAAGGGCAAATACTCTATACCACAGAGATGTAGATTATGTTGTGAAAGATGGAGAAGTTATAATAGTAGATGAGTTTACAGGAAGACTTATGCCTGGAAGAAGATGGTCTGACGGTCTTCATCAGGCAATAGAGGCAAAAGAAGGAGTAAAAATTCAAGCAGAAAATCAAACTCTTGCATCTATAACATTCCAAAACTACTTTAGAATGTACAAAAAACTTGCAGGAATGACAGGAACGGCTGAAACAGAAGCCTTAGAATTTAAAGAGATATACAACCTTGATGTTTTAGTAATACCTACAAACAAACCTGTCAAAAGGATAGACTATCCAGATTTAGTCTACAAAACAAAGAAAGAAAAATTCAACCAAGTTATAGAAGAGATAGAAAGACTCCACAAACAAGGAAGACCTGTTTTAGTGGGAACAGTTTCTGTTGAAACATCTGAGTATCTATCAGGACTTCTTAAGAAAAGAGGAATACCACACAATGTTTTAAACGCAAAAAATCACGAAAAAGAAGCAGAGATAATAGCCCAAGCTGGTAGAGTTGGAGCTGTTACTATATCAACAAACATGGCAGGTAGAGGAACAGATATCTTACTTGGTGGAAACCCTGAGTTTTTAGCAAAAGAGATACTTAAAAAGAAAGGACTAACTCCAGAAACAGCAACAGAAGAACAGTACGCCCAAGCTCTAAAAAAAGCTCAAAAAATAACCCAAGAAGAAAAACAAAAAGTTATAGAGCTGGGAGGTCTTGCAGTAATAGGTACAGAAAGACACGAAAGTAGAAGAATAGACAACCAGCTCCGAGGTAGAGCAGGTAGACAGGGAGACCCGGGAAGCTCTAGATTTTACCTATCCCTTGAAGATGATTTACTTAGACTGTTTGGTGGAGATAGACTTAAAGCATTGATGGATAGGTTAAAAATACCTGAAAATGAACCTATAGAAAGTACAATGGTGTCTAAGGCCATAGAAAACGCACAAAAGAGAGTAGAAGGACAGAACTTCCAAATAAGGAAAAGACTCCTTGAGTTTGATGACGTAATGAACAAACAAAGACAAGTTATATACTCATTAAGAAGAGATATATTAGAAGGTGTAAACCTTAAAGATGAGATTAAACTCTGGCTTACAGATATAGTTTTATACTTTTTAGATAAGTACGCTCCTGCAGACCAGTATCAAGAAAAATGGAACTTTGAAGAGTTAAAGAAGACATTCAAAGAGTGGCTGGGTGTAGATATAGATATTCCTACAGATAAAGAATGGGATAGAAAAGAGCTTGAAGAGTATATACTAAAACATCTTGAAGAGTACTACAATCAAAAAGAGGAAAAATTAGGAAGCTCACTGATGAGAGAGTTTGAAAGGTACATGACTCTACAAGTTTTAGACAACTTGTGGAAAGACCACCTACATAACCTTGATAGATTAAGGGAAAGTGTTTACCTGAGAGGATACGCCCAGAGAGACCCTCTTGTAGAGTACAAAAAGGAGTCTTTTGAACTGTTTGAAGATATGATGTTTAAGTTAAAGTACAACACTATAGAATACCTATACAAACTTCAAATTCAATCAGAGGAAGTTTTAGAAGAAGAAAAAGCCAAAAAAGAAAAAGAAGCTGAAAAAACATTAAGGAAAGCTGATACCAATAAAGAGGAAGAGAAGAAAAAGAAAGTTATAAAATACAAAAACAGAATGGAAAGAAGAAAAAAATAA
- a CDS encoding TraR/DksA family transcriptional regulator produces the protein MDLETIREKLLEKRNQILKSLEESAKSDINEKTGVGDDADTVTDELSRETHYRLTQADRETLYLIDLALRKIDSGIYGICEECGAVIGEKRLEAIPWVRLCIDCSQNEEIVRQFQQRNEEEMIYNIIPPTLGEEEESSKNLQAD, from the coding sequence ATGGATTTAGAAACAATCAGAGAAAAGCTCTTAGAGAAAAGAAATCAGATCTTAAAATCTTTAGAAGAGTCTGCTAAAAGTGATATAAACGAAAAAACAGGCGTAGGAGACGACGCTGACACCGTAACAGATGAGTTAAGTAGAGAGACCCATTACAGGCTTACCCAAGCAGATAGAGAAACTTTATACCTTATAGACCTTGCTTTAAGAAAGATAGACAGCGGAATATACGGTATATGTGAAGAGTGTGGTGCAGTAATAGGAGAGAAAAGATTGGAAGCAATACCATGGGTTAGACTTTGTATAGATTGTAGCCAAAACGAAGAGATAGTTAGACAGTTCCAACAAAGAAACGAAGAAGAAATGATATACAACATCATCCCGCCAACATTAGGAGAGGAAGAAGAATCTTCTAAAAATCTTCAGGCTGACTAA
- the alr gene encoding alanine racemase: protein MDFIRSVALINTENLKKNVENLYKFSNKKIFAVVKADAYGHDACIVSKTLSSLDIVEGFCVATGYEGYLLREAGITKPIIVLGGILKQELELFNRYSLTPVISDFSHFEVAQKLEHKKIHIKFDTGMRRLGFYQSDIEKLKEKIKDFEVEGILSHFPSADTDPDYTKSQIEEFKEIVKMLDVNPKYIHIQNSAGVVYDCPFCNTIRLGIAIYGEKPTQDYPVSLYPVMTVLSKVISVKSVKKGDRISYCGTFKADRDMKVAVVSFGYADGLPRSLSNKGYVLINGKYCKIVGNITMDMTIVDVSDLDTVNVGDDVVIVGKLQDKEIKFSDIAKISGTIAYEIMCGISKRVIRKEVK, encoded by the coding sequence TTGGATTTTATTAGAAGTGTTGCCTTAATAAATACAGAAAATTTAAAAAAAAATGTAGAAAATCTTTATAAATTCTCTAATAAAAAAATATTTGCAGTAGTTAAAGCAGATGCCTATGGACACGATGCTTGTATAGTTTCAAAGACCCTCTCTTCTTTAGATATAGTTGAAGGTTTCTGTGTTGCTACTGGCTATGAAGGTTATCTTTTAAGAGAAGCAGGGATAACAAAGCCCATAATCGTTTTAGGTGGCATACTAAAGCAAGAGTTAGAGCTGTTTAATCGTTATAGTTTAACACCAGTTATTTCCGATTTTTCTCATTTTGAAGTCGCTCAAAAGTTAGAACACAAGAAGATACACATAAAGTTTGATACAGGAATGAGAAGACTTGGTTTTTACCAGTCTGATATAGAAAAGTTAAAAGAAAAGATAAAAGACTTTGAAGTGGAAGGAATTTTATCTCACTTTCCATCAGCTGACACAGACCCTGATTATACTAAAAGCCAGATAGAAGAGTTTAAAGAGATAGTGAAAATGTTAGATGTCAACCCTAAGTACATTCATATACAAAACTCAGCTGGTGTGGTTTATGACTGTCCTTTCTGTAATACTATCAGATTAGGTATTGCTATATACGGAGAAAAACCTACACAAGATTACCCAGTAAGTCTTTACCCTGTTATGACTGTTTTATCTAAGGTAATATCTGTTAAAAGTGTTAAAAAGGGAGATAGGATATCTTACTGTGGAACTTTTAAAGCTGATAGGGATATGAAGGTTGCAGTAGTCTCTTTTGGGTATGCAGACGGTCTTCCAAGGTCGTTGTCTAATAAAGGTTATGTGCTCATAAACGGAAAATACTGTAAAATAGTTGGAAATATCACTATGGATATGACTATCGTCGATGTATCAGATTTAGATACTGTTAATGTAGGGGATGATGTGGTAATTGTTGGAAAACTTCAGGATAAAGAGATAAAATTTTCTGATATTGCAAAAATATCAGGAACCATTGCCTACGAGATTATGTGTGGTATATCTAAGAGGGTAATTAGGAAAGAGGTAAAGTAA
- a CDS encoding flagellar brake protein: MDNRNLAVEGYQRAVDRLSSVDANAVIFLLLFLIFIVLSIIILGNLSKKIKAKKQYEDFIKYAKEKNLTDQQIKLLWDYSKKLGRDPFLAIEFKAPFEKIIDVYIKENPNFDEDLIKDMREKLGFDYIPYFVPLTTTKDIELFQGGSLKTEDGRTYSVALYDKDELYMYWVITDKTIPKINPEDKVKVSFTRKSDAAYTLEGQVIDVINENGRVIIKIPHTFELIRIQRREYPRVEVEIESLIGKKVKKDGQEILLWITAKILDISPSGAKVCISPEEKDKLKLGIGDKIILSFNLLEKEFQEEAEIVNIHQKQNILCYGVKFVDIKESQQKHIFEFVRREQKKLAELYKKQS; encoded by the coding sequence ATGGATAATAGAAATTTAGCGGTAGAAGGTTATCAAAGGGCAGTAGATAGATTAAGTAGTGTTGACGCTAACGCTGTTATATTTTTACTTCTCTTTTTAATTTTTATTGTTTTATCTATCATAATCTTAGGAAATTTGTCTAAAAAAATAAAAGCAAAGAAACAATACGAAGATTTTATAAAGTATGCAAAAGAAAAAAATCTAACAGACCAGCAGATAAAACTACTTTGGGATTATTCAAAAAAGTTGGGGAGAGACCCTTTCCTTGCAATTGAGTTTAAGGCTCCTTTCGAAAAAATTATAGATGTGTATATAAAAGAAAATCCTAACTTTGACGAAGACCTAATAAAAGATATGAGAGAAAAACTTGGATTTGATTATATACCTTACTTTGTACCTCTAACAACAACAAAAGATATTGAACTTTTCCAAGGTGGATCTTTAAAAACAGAAGATGGTAGAACTTACAGCGTTGCACTTTACGATAAAGATGAACTTTACATGTACTGGGTCATAACAGACAAAACCATCCCAAAAATAAATCCTGAAGATAAAGTAAAAGTATCTTTTACAAGAAAATCAGATGCTGCTTATACCTTAGAAGGGCAAGTTATAGATGTTATAAATGAAAATGGAAGGGTTATCATTAAAATCCCTCACACTTTTGAACTTATTAGAATACAAAGAAGAGAATATCCAAGGGTTGAAGTAGAAATAGAATCTTTAATAGGTAAAAAAGTAAAAAAAGATGGACAAGAAATTCTTCTATGGATTACTGCTAAGATTTTAGATATAAGCCCTTCAGGAGCAAAAGTGTGTATAAGTCCAGAAGAGAAAGATAAGCTTAAGTTAGGCATAGGAGATAAAATCATACTTTCTTTTAATCTTTTAGAAAAAGAATTCCAAGAAGAAGCAGAAATAGTCAACATTCATCAAAAACAGAATATACTCTGTTATGGCGTTAAGTTTGTAGATATTAAAGAATCTCAACAAAAACATATATTTGAGTTTGTAAGAAGAGAACAGAAAAAGCTAGCTGAACTTTATAAAAAACAATCTTGA
- the lspA gene encoding signal peptidase II — MNKKSVAFWGVFFLVFFLDLITKYLAETLLLDRTVSVIPNFFDLTLVWNKGAAFGMLAEAPEYVRKFILVGSSIVAIIVSVVYFLKSKDKLSNLEIISLALIGGGSLGNLYDRFFLGQVRDFLDFYIKDHHWPAFNIADASITVGIGLFIFYELHLKKRSIINN, encoded by the coding sequence ATGAACAAAAAAAGTGTAGCTTTTTGGGGTGTTTTCTTTTTAGTATTTTTTTTAGATTTAATTACAAAATACTTGGCTGAAACTTTACTACTAGACAGAACTGTTTCTGTTATTCCAAACTTTTTTGACTTAACGTTAGTGTGGAATAAAGGTGCGGCTTTTGGAATGTTAGCGGAAGCTCCAGAGTATGTAAGAAAATTTATTCTAGTTGGGTCTTCTATAGTAGCTATCATAGTTTCAGTAGTTTACTTTTTAAAGTCTAAAGATAAACTTTCAAATTTAGAAATCATCTCTCTTGCTTTAATAGGTGGTGGATCTCTTGGAAACTTATACGATAGATTTTTTTTAGGACAGGTTAGGGACTTTTTAGATTTTTACATAAAAGACCATCACTGGCCTGCTTTTAATATAGCTGATGCTTCAATTACTGTAGGAATAGGACTGTTTATATTTTACGAACTCCATCTAAAAAAGAGGAGTATAATAAATAATTAA